In one window of uncultured Acetobacteroides sp. DNA:
- a CDS encoding HAD-IIIA family hydrolase: MANFKQDLRKVKAFAFDVDGVFTDGSVFIHPSGEMLRVQNTRDGYAVQLAVKLGFPVAIISGGNGESMRPRFKSLGVTDIYLGSHDKMDDFTDFCFKYDLKPEEVLYMGDDIPDMAVMQKVGMPTCPADAAPEIKEIARYISDCPGGKGCVRDVIEQVLRLNGKWLTNTTSNVQSI; this comes from the coding sequence ATGGCCAATTTTAAGCAAGATTTACGTAAGGTAAAGGCGTTTGCCTTTGATGTTGATGGAGTTTTTACCGATGGCTCGGTGTTTATCCATCCCAGCGGCGAGATGCTTCGGGTTCAAAATACGCGCGATGGTTATGCCGTTCAGCTGGCGGTGAAGCTGGGCTTCCCAGTTGCCATAATTTCCGGTGGAAATGGCGAGTCGATGCGCCCAAGGTTTAAAAGCCTCGGGGTAACCGATATCTACCTTGGCTCGCACGATAAGATGGACGATTTCACCGATTTCTGCTTTAAGTACGATCTGAAGCCCGAAGAGGTGCTTTACATGGGCGATGATATCCCCGACATGGCGGTGATGCAGAAGGTGGGTATGCCTACCTGTCCTGCCGACGCTGCTCCCGAGATCAAAGAAATAGCACGCTACATCTCCGATTGCCCTGGTGGAAAGGGCTGCGTGCGCGATGTTATCGAGCAGGTACTCCGTCTGAATGGCAAATGGCTAACCAATACTACCTCCAATGTACAATCTATTTAA
- a CDS encoding geranylgeranylglycerol-phosphate geranylgeranyltransferase produces MYNLFKLIRLNNLVMIAITQYLVRFCIIAPILNIKGLSLQMSEFWFAMLVLATVLLAAGGYAINDYFDTKTDAINRPKRVLVGKKFTRQFAIKLHFTLSTIGSLLGIAASFYVGAWHYALIFPLVGGLLWFYSTTYKAQLLIGNIIIALMAAMVPLIVLMFEFARITKTILIVIQQNQINLNAIAYWVIGFSFFAFITTFIREVVKDMEDFEGDLETGRNTIPVAYGIKSAKVVAAICIVLEMVFIYYIYWRYLSVLPSGKLDWLSLVYITITLAIPFVVLLFRVVMASKVAHYKLASLLVKLIMLAGVFYTGVFYIVLNKVYQF; encoded by the coding sequence ATGTACAATCTATTTAAGCTAATCCGCCTGAACAACCTGGTGATGATCGCCATCACCCAGTACCTAGTTCGCTTTTGCATCATCGCTCCAATTCTTAACATCAAGGGGCTATCGCTACAGATGTCGGAGTTTTGGTTTGCCATGTTGGTGCTGGCTACGGTGCTGCTTGCTGCCGGAGGGTACGCCATTAACGACTACTTCGATACCAAAACTGATGCCATAAACAGGCCTAAGCGTGTCTTGGTTGGTAAAAAGTTCACTCGCCAGTTTGCCATTAAGCTGCACTTTACGCTTAGCACCATTGGTTCGCTGCTTGGCATTGCAGCATCCTTCTACGTGGGTGCTTGGCACTATGCGCTAATCTTTCCGCTGGTTGGAGGTCTGCTTTGGTTTTACTCTACAACCTATAAGGCGCAGCTGCTTATCGGGAACATTATTATTGCGCTAATGGCGGCAATGGTTCCGCTCATTGTGCTGATGTTTGAGTTTGCCCGAATAACCAAGACTATCCTTATCGTAATCCAGCAAAATCAGATAAACCTTAATGCCATTGCCTACTGGGTGATTGGATTCTCCTTTTTTGCCTTCATCACCACGTTTATTCGCGAGGTGGTTAAGGATATGGAGGATTTCGAAGGCGATCTTGAAACCGGTCGCAACACCATCCCTGTGGCTTACGGAATAAAGAGCGCTAAGGTGGTTGCTGCTATCTGTATTGTTCTTGAGATGGTGTTCATCTACTATATTTACTGGCGATACCTGTCGGTGCTACCTTCCGGCAAGCTCGATTGGCTTTCGTTGGTATATATCACCATTACCCTTGCCATTCCTTTTGTAGTTCTACTCTTTAGGGTGGTGATGGCAAGTAAGGTCGCTCATTATAAGCTGGCAAGTTTGCTGGTGAAGCTCATAATGCTTGCAGGCGTGTTTTATACGGGTGTATTCTACATTGTCCTAAACAAGGTATACCAATTCTAA
- the rlmF gene encoding 23S rRNA (adenine(1618)-N(6))-methyltransferase RlmF: MLRKKREHPKEKAKLHPRNRHRERYDFELLVASCPELAPFVRINEYNDQSVDFFDPDAVKMLNKALLVHFYDINSWDIPQGYLCPPIPGRADYIHHIADLLANCNGGEVPSGSKLVCLDVGVGANCIYPIIGRKEYGWAFIGADVDPVSVASAKGIVSQNPCLEGWVDIRLQPNASSFFRGIIRADERVDLTICNPPFHASMADAQAGSIRKLRNLGKKGGAKPTLNFGGQSNELWCDGGEERFVRSMISQSRQYASSCLWFSTLVSKESNLPSVYHALRKVEAVEVTTIPMGQGNKITRIVAWTFLSREQQQSWAAERW; the protein is encoded by the coding sequence ATGCTTCGTAAAAAGAGGGAACATCCAAAGGAAAAGGCTAAACTGCATCCACGAAATCGGCATCGCGAGCGCTACGACTTTGAGCTGCTGGTGGCAAGCTGCCCGGAGCTAGCCCCGTTTGTTAGGATCAACGAGTACAACGACCAATCGGTAGACTTCTTTGATCCCGATGCGGTAAAGATGCTCAACAAGGCGCTGCTAGTGCACTTCTACGACATTAATAGCTGGGATATCCCTCAAGGCTACCTTTGCCCGCCAATACCAGGCCGGGCTGACTACATCCATCATATTGCCGACTTGCTGGCGAACTGCAATGGGGGAGAGGTGCCGTCTGGAAGTAAGCTTGTGTGCCTAGATGTTGGCGTTGGTGCTAACTGCATTTACCCAATTATTGGGCGTAAAGAGTATGGCTGGGCGTTTATTGGTGCCGATGTCGATCCCGTCTCTGTAGCTTCGGCTAAAGGCATTGTTTCGCAAAATCCTTGCCTAGAGGGTTGGGTGGATATCCGGTTGCAGCCTAACGCAAGCAGCTTCTTTCGGGGAATTATTCGTGCTGATGAGCGGGTCGATCTTACCATCTGTAACCCACCTTTTCATGCATCGATGGCCGACGCTCAGGCAGGCTCTATTCGCAAGCTGCGAAACTTGGGGAAGAAAGGGGGTGCCAAGCCAACCTTAAACTTTGGAGGGCAGAGCAACGAGCTGTGGTGCGATGGCGGTGAAGAGCGCTTCGTTCGCAGCATGATAAGTCAGAGCAGGCAGTATGCCTCCTCCTGTTTATGGTTCTCAACCCTAGTCTCGAAGGAGTCGAATTTGCCTAGCGTATACCATGCACTACGAAAGGTGGAGGCGGTTGAGGTTACTACCATTCCCATGGGGCAGGGTAATAAAATAACGCGTATCGTTGCTTGGACATTTCTTTCCCGCGAGCAGCAGCAAAGTTGGGCTGCCGAAAGGTGGTAA
- a CDS encoding multidrug efflux SMR transporter, translating into MNWLILVVAGLFEVGFATCLGKANETVGLISKLWFGGFLLCLSLSMLLLLQATKTLPIGTAYGVWTGVGAVGSVLVGIFYFNEPATFWRVFFLTTLIISIVGLKVVSN; encoded by the coding sequence ATGAATTGGCTGATACTTGTAGTTGCCGGACTGTTTGAGGTTGGCTTTGCAACCTGCCTTGGCAAGGCAAACGAAACCGTTGGGCTTATTTCGAAGCTGTGGTTTGGAGGCTTTTTGCTCTGCCTTTCGCTGAGCATGCTGCTGCTTTTGCAGGCTACCAAAACGCTACCTATAGGAACCGCTTACGGTGTTTGGACTGGTGTAGGTGCCGTTGGCTCCGTTCTTGTTGGCATCTTCTACTTCAACGAGCCCGCAACCTTTTGGAGGGTGTTTTTCCTAACCACCCTTATCATTTCGATAGTTGGGCTGAAGGTTGTATCAAATTAG
- a CDS encoding Maf family nucleotide pyrophosphatase, whose product MQKNAIGDKFNIILASKSPRRRQLLRDAGFEFTLADSFEVEEVYPDTLAAEEVAEYLSNLKADAYPVGIKGNEVLITSDTVVVADGEVMGKPADYDDAFRMIHKLLGKMHKVITAVCIRSASKKLSFSDECDVFFDELSDEEIDFYLRHYKPYDKAGAYGIQEWIGYIGISRIEGSFFTVMGFPIHRVYQELKKME is encoded by the coding sequence ATGCAAAAAAACGCAATAGGCGATAAGTTTAATATCATACTGGCTTCTAAGTCACCACGTCGCCGCCAGCTGCTAAGGGATGCTGGTTTCGAGTTTACCCTTGCCGACAGCTTCGAGGTTGAAGAGGTTTACCCCGATACCCTTGCTGCCGAGGAGGTGGCCGAATACCTCTCCAACCTAAAGGCTGATGCCTACCCCGTAGGCATAAAGGGTAACGAGGTACTCATAACCTCCGACACCGTGGTGGTTGCCGATGGCGAGGTAATGGGCAAACCCGCCGACTACGACGATGCCTTTAGAATGATACACAAGCTTTTGGGTAAGATGCATAAGGTTATTACGGCTGTTTGCATTCGCTCGGCCTCTAAAAAGCTATCTTTCTCCGACGAGTGCGACGTTTTCTTCGATGAGCTTTCGGATGAGGAAATAGACTTCTACCTCCGCCACTATAAGCCCTACGATAAGGCTGGCGCCTACGGTATTCAGGAGTGGATAGGCTACATTGGTATCTCCAGGATCGAAGGCTCCTTCTTCACCGTCATGGGATTCCCTATCCATAGGGTTTACCAGGAGCTGAAGAAAATGGAGTAG